Proteins found in one Bacteroidota bacterium genomic segment:
- a CDS encoding glycoside hydrolase family 2 TIM barrel-domain containing protein, whose protein sequence is MSTNFFKQPKKKISLNGSWEIQPGEKESSPSKWDHQVQVPSLVDSADPKYNWQSYDYHWYRKTFRVDEPYQYQIAVLTIEQAMSGTEVWLNGKHIGGDIACYTSQEYICTDALLYGKENELLVRVGSRDTLPLESAVGKDQEREIYIPGIWGDVYINLSGNPRVKLVQVIPHINSQQAEVRVTIENGFTSNKEVRIVGKILEKKSKIQSSNIIATDVTVLANSEASVTLLISIDYMQLWYPEYPFLYEIEIAIEDGGEVVDQTFTTFGMREFKISGSDFYLNGEQIFLRGGNIAFHRFLSDPDRVLLPWNSEWIKKIMVDIPKAHNFNFFRNHLGQMYNRWYDIADEYGILIQNEWQFWTTSGTKEQITKEFTRWLQDNWNHPSIIIWDPINESTDDVVQKEIVPKMKDLDPTRPWESVDFIEQHPYIYSLGPVLNERRFGFTVPLEEIEHSTTPSVVNEFLWWWLDKNFQPTALTKDVIERWLGKDYTQEELIRHQSFLAQELVELFRRMRVRAIQPFVYLSNNDGPTGHWFAGSIKDLKPKPVLESLKNVFSPFGLSLELWDRHFFVNEECTIRLYIFNDTNEKQNGQILYGITDGNEKWFWQKNEVVSVEGSSCVEHPIVIRMPPKPGTFYVRAELFASNKNMSLAYSQKIAHVFDPPQASERMKGITFGLLEADGEISDFLSMIAIPHIVFNGDFSKFKTLIIDRSSLQNKTYQLNLNEITEFIKSGGTLIINEPEYGIEENIVVPVASGIQLTIEKRSDTDRGGYDSYLFAEDHSHHLWKNILKEHLKMFNGGYGGEVVSQHDVKADGVSKVFARCGLKLKTLAVFEIPIGKGKVLVSRLQLRGRLVNRFRPSQLYDRRVDPVIQQYLLNLLESVNS, encoded by the coding sequence ATGAGTACAAATTTTTTTAAACAACCGAAAAAAAAAATCTCTCTCAACGGTTCTTGGGAAATACAGCCCGGTGAAAAAGAGAGTTCACCATCAAAGTGGGACCATCAAGTCCAAGTTCCATCTCTTGTGGATAGCGCTGATCCAAAATACAACTGGCAATCATACGATTATCACTGGTATCGGAAAACATTTCGCGTAGATGAGCCTTATCAATATCAGATTGCTGTATTGACCATCGAACAGGCGATGTCCGGAACTGAAGTATGGCTGAATGGAAAGCACATCGGCGGCGACATAGCTTGCTACACATCTCAGGAATACATTTGCACGGATGCACTTTTATATGGCAAAGAAAATGAACTATTAGTGAGAGTGGGTTCTCGTGACACGCTCCCGCTCGAGAGCGCAGTTGGCAAAGACCAAGAACGAGAAATATATATTCCCGGCATCTGGGGAGATGTGTATATCAATTTATCGGGTAATCCCAGAGTTAAATTAGTTCAAGTTATTCCTCACATTAACTCACAACAAGCAGAAGTTCGAGTAACAATCGAAAACGGTTTTACATCAAATAAAGAGGTTAGGATTGTTGGAAAAATTTTGGAGAAGAAATCTAAAATTCAAAGCTCCAACATTATTGCAACTGATGTAACAGTTTTGGCAAACTCGGAGGCAAGTGTAACTCTTTTAATTTCAATTGATTATATGCAACTCTGGTATCCCGAATATCCATTTCTGTATGAGATTGAGATTGCCATTGAGGATGGAGGTGAAGTGGTTGACCAAACGTTTACAACTTTCGGTATGCGCGAATTCAAAATATCAGGCTCCGATTTTTATTTAAACGGGGAGCAAATATTTTTACGTGGCGGCAACATTGCTTTTCATCGCTTTCTTTCCGACCCTGACCGTGTATTACTCCCATGGAATTCTGAATGGATTAAGAAAATCATGGTTGATATTCCGAAAGCACACAACTTCAATTTTTTCCGAAATCACCTCGGACAAATGTACAACCGATGGTACGACATTGCGGATGAATACGGGATACTAATTCAAAACGAGTGGCAATTCTGGACAACTTCCGGAACGAAAGAACAAATCACTAAAGAATTTACTCGTTGGTTACAAGATAACTGGAATCATCCGAGTATCATTATCTGGGACCCGATAAACGAATCAACGGATGATGTCGTCCAGAAAGAAATCGTGCCGAAGATGAAAGATCTAGATCCAACACGCCCGTGGGAATCTGTCGATTTTATAGAGCAGCATCCATACATTTACTCACTCGGTCCGGTGTTGAATGAACGCAGATTCGGCTTCACCGTTCCATTAGAAGAAATTGAACATTCAACGACACCTTCTGTAGTAAATGAATTTCTATGGTGGTGGTTGGATAAAAATTTTCAACCGACAGCGCTGACAAAAGATGTCATCGAGCGATGGCTCGGAAAAGATTACACACAAGAAGAGTTGATTAGGCATCAATCATTTCTTGCTCAGGAGTTAGTCGAATTATTCCGCCGTATGCGTGTTCGTGCAATTCAGCCGTTTGTCTATTTGAGCAATAATGATGGACCGACAGGTCATTGGTTTGCAGGTAGTATAAAAGATTTGAAGCCAAAGCCGGTACTTGAATCTTTAAAAAATGTATTCTCTCCGTTCGGATTAAGTTTAGAATTATGGGATAGGCATTTCTTTGTTAACGAGGAATGCACAATCCGACTCTATATATTTAATGATACCAACGAAAAGCAAAATGGGCAGATACTCTACGGCATCACAGACGGTAATGAAAAATGGTTTTGGCAAAAAAATGAAGTTGTATCTGTAGAAGGGAGTAGTTGTGTAGAACATCCAATTGTCATCAGAATGCCTCCAAAACCAGGCACTTTTTACGTCCGGGCAGAATTATTCGCCAGTAATAAAAATATGTCGTTAGCTTACAGTCAGAAAATTGCTCACGTGTTTGATCCACCACAAGCTTCAGAACGAATGAAAGGGATAACCTTCGGATTGTTAGAAGCTGATGGAGAGATTTCTGATTTTTTAAGTATGATAGCGATACCTCATATTGTTTTTAATGGAGATTTCAGTAAATTCAAGACATTGATTATTGACCGAAGTTCGTTACAGAATAAAACGTATCAATTGAATTTAAATGAAATTACAGAATTTATTAAATCGGGCGGTACATTGATTATTAACGAACCAGAATATGGAATCGAAGAGAATATCGTTGTCCCTGTAGCCAGCGGAATTCAATTGACAATTGAGAAGCGTTCAGATACAGATCGCGGCGGTTACGATTCGTACCTTTTCGCAGAAGATCATTCACATCATTTGTGGAAAAATATATTGAAAGAACATTTGAAAATGTTTAACGGTGGCTATGGTGGCGAAGTTGTCTCGCAACACGATGTTAAAGCCGACGGTGTTTCAAAAGTATTTGCCCGGTGCGGTTTGAAACTGAAAACTTTGGCTGTGTTCGAAATTCCTATCGGTAAAGGTAAGGTACTTGTTTCACGCTTACAGTTGAGGGGACGATTAGTAAATCGATTTCGCCCTTCTCAACTTTATGATCGCCGTGTTGACCCGGTAATACAACAATATTTATTGAATCTTTTAGAATCTGTTAATTCTTAA
- a CDS encoding sugar ABC transporter substrate-binding protein, whose product MNRIVTYLIASLLLITISQLSCRSSPSSETVLIFWAMGAEGENVQKLIPEFERRNPGIKVKVQSIPWTAAHEKLLTAYAGNSTPDVSQLGNTWIPEFTLLNAIEDLNPWIENSSIVRKEKYFEGIWETNVIDDIPYGIPWYVDTRVMFYRKDILEQAGYKNPPATWDEWFDASMKIKQLAGGIEKYAVLLPTNEWVPFVVAGLQNGSTLLKNDNRYGDFSGEKFTKAFEYIMRFYQNKLAPVGITQVTNIYQGIAEGFFAMYITGPWNISEFQKRMPPALQDKWMTAPLPGPDKNTPGISLAGGASLVIFRNSTKKEQAWKFIEYLSAVQQQLEFYKVTGNLPAVEEAWNDTLFKNNVYVKAFYEQFKHVVPTPKIPEWEQIAMKVQQYAEMASAQKISVNQALAELDKDVNIILEKRRWMLNRK is encoded by the coding sequence ATGAATAGAATTGTTACATACTTGATTGCCTCGCTCTTGTTGATAACCATCTCACAATTAAGCTGCCGTTCATCACCTTCATCCGAAACGGTTCTCATATTTTGGGCGATGGGTGCTGAAGGCGAAAATGTTCAGAAACTGATTCCTGAGTTTGAGCGAAGAAATCCCGGGATTAAAGTAAAAGTCCAATCAATACCTTGGACCGCCGCTCACGAAAAATTACTTACAGCTTATGCCGGAAACTCAACTCCCGACGTATCACAACTCGGAAATACCTGGATTCCCGAATTCACACTCCTGAATGCGATAGAAGATTTAAATCCTTGGATTGAAAATTCTTCTATCGTCAGGAAGGAAAAATATTTCGAAGGGATATGGGAAACAAATGTTATAGACGACATTCCGTACGGCATACCTTGGTACGTTGACACTCGGGTAATGTTTTATCGTAAAGATATTTTAGAACAGGCGGGCTACAAAAATCCACCGGCAACTTGGGATGAGTGGTTCGATGCTTCGATGAAAATTAAACAGTTAGCAGGCGGGATAGAAAAATATGCCGTTCTGCTGCCTACAAACGAATGGGTTCCGTTTGTTGTTGCTGGATTACAAAACGGCTCTACGTTGTTGAAAAATGACAACCGTTATGGCGATTTCAGCGGTGAGAAGTTTACAAAAGCTTTTGAGTACATAATGCGATTTTACCAAAACAAGCTCGCGCCTGTGGGTATTACGCAAGTTACAAACATCTATCAGGGAATCGCTGAGGGATTTTTTGCTATGTATATTACAGGTCCATGGAATATCAGTGAGTTTCAAAAACGAATGCCGCCGGCGCTTCAAGATAAATGGATGACAGCACCGCTACCCGGTCCCGATAAGAATACGCCGGGAATCTCACTTGCCGGAGGTGCCAGCTTAGTGATTTTTCGCAACTCGACGAAGAAAGAACAAGCGTGGAAATTCATAGAATATCTTTCGGCAGTGCAACAGCAGTTAGAATTTTACAAAGTAACGGGTAATCTTCCCGCTGTTGAAGAAGCATGGAACGATACGTTGTTTAAGAACAATGTCTATGTAAAAGCTTTTTATGAACAGTTCAAGCACGTTGTACCGACACCTAAAATTCCTGAGTGGGAACAAATTGCAATGAAAGTTCAACAGTATGCTGAAATGGCATCGGCACAAAAAATATCCGTTAATCAAGCTCTTGCAGAGCTCGACAAAGATGTGAATATAATTTTAGAAAAACGCAGGTGGATGCTGAACCGAAAGTGA
- a CDS encoding glucoamylase family protein produces the protein MMKSFVLILLINFILSPNLFAQSDDELLDSLQHSAFRFFWYEANPSNGLIKDRNTSWSPSSIASVGFGLSAICVGVDRGWVAREAAKDRVLTTLKTFWQKPQGSAASGTIGYKGFFYHFLDMTTATRAWNSELSSIDTGLLLAGILDAQQYFTGTDSIETLIRAYADSIYRRVDWNWMRNFSSGIMMEWKPETQFGTMGYWVGYNEAMILYILALGSPTKPVPTTAWQAWTSGYTWETYYGYSYIPFPPLFGHQYSHCWVDFRNIRDAYMRWRGIDYFENSRRATLAQRAYCIDNPGNFNGYSDSVWGLTASDGPTGYAARGAPPAFNDDGTITPTAALSSIPFTPEQSLAVAHKLYKTYRAQLWTNYGFRDAFNLKVNWWGPDVIGIDQGPIIVMIENYRTQSVWNRFMNNPYIQVGLHRAGFEPVTDVNEPSVSISDFMLFQNYPNPFNPNTVIRYYISRRGYISLKIFNLLGQEIATLVDGIQDAGYKSVEWNAAKFPSGVYTYRLNTSEGVQTKRMLFIK, from the coding sequence ATGATGAAATCATTCGTTTTAATTCTTCTTATCAATTTTATTTTATCACCAAACTTGTTTGCCCAAAGTGACGATGAGCTGTTAGACTCCCTTCAACATTCGGCTTTCCGTTTTTTCTGGTACGAAGCCAATCCTTCGAATGGACTGATAAAAGACCGCAATACTTCCTGGTCGCCATCAAGCATCGCATCAGTCGGTTTTGGGCTATCGGCAATTTGTGTTGGTGTTGATCGAGGTTGGGTTGCAAGAGAAGCCGCAAAAGACCGTGTGCTGACGACTCTTAAAACTTTTTGGCAAAAGCCACAGGGAAGCGCTGCATCAGGTACAATCGGTTACAAAGGTTTCTTCTATCATTTCCTGGATATGACAACTGCAACTCGGGCTTGGAATTCTGAGTTATCATCTATCGATACAGGGTTGTTGTTAGCAGGAATTTTAGACGCACAGCAGTACTTTACTGGAACTGACTCGATAGAAACTCTCATCCGTGCGTATGCTGATTCTATCTACCGCCGTGTCGATTGGAATTGGATGCGTAACTTTAGCAGCGGTATTATGATGGAATGGAAGCCCGAAACTCAATTCGGTACTATGGGGTATTGGGTTGGCTACAACGAAGCAATGATTTTATATATTCTTGCGTTAGGCTCGCCAACCAAACCTGTTCCCACAACCGCCTGGCAGGCATGGACGAGCGGTTATACGTGGGAAACATACTACGGATATTCTTACATCCCTTTCCCACCCCTTTTCGGACATCAGTATTCGCACTGCTGGGTTGATTTCAGAAATATACGCGATGCCTATATGCGATGGAGAGGTATAGATTATTTTGAGAACTCGCGCCGTGCAACTTTGGCTCAGCGTGCTTACTGCATTGACAATCCGGGAAACTTTAACGGTTACAGCGATTCTGTTTGGGGACTCACTGCTTCTGACGGACCAACAGGATACGCAGCCCGTGGTGCACCGCCGGCATTTAACGACGACGGAACAATAACACCGACTGCTGCTTTAAGTTCAATACCATTTACTCCAGAACAATCTCTTGCAGTTGCTCATAAATTGTACAAAACGTACCGCGCTCAACTCTGGACAAACTACGGTTTCCGAGATGCTTTCAATCTAAAAGTGAATTGGTGGGGTCCTGATGTAATCGGCATTGACCAAGGACCGATAATCGTGATGATAGAAAACTATCGGACTCAATCTGTTTGGAATCGTTTTATGAATAATCCATACATTCAAGTCGGACTGCATCGTGCAGGTTTTGAACCCGTAACCGATGTGAATGAACCTTCAGTATCGATTTCGGATTTCATGCTCTTTCAGAATTATCCGAATCCGTTCAATCCTAATACAGTTATTAGATATTATATTTCCCGAAGAGGATACATTAGTTTAAAAATATTTAATCTGTTGGGACAAGAAATTGCAACATTGGTTGACGGAATCCAAGATGCCGGGTATAAATCTGTGGAATGGAATGCGGCAAAATTTCCGAGCGGTGTATATACATATCGTTTGAATACGAGTGAAGGTGTACAGACAAAAAGGATGTTGTTTATTAAGTGA
- a CDS encoding glucoamylase family protein — protein sequence MQTKNNIIIILIQIIFVTIGCSQQIKSTDDPFQWDSFLDTLQSRTLQFFLDVTDSTTGLTPDRWPASFSPSSVAAIGFALTSYPISFERGIITRYQAAQRVLNTIRLLLSLEQSEKPDASGYKGFYYHFLDIKNGKRTWNCELSTIDTGLLMAGVLFCQTYFDRDKNIEKEIRQLADSLYRRVDWKWAMAGRNGITLGWTPERGFHSDIWDGYDEAMILYILALGSPTYSVPESVWDAWTKPYLWAKFYGYEFISFAPLFGHQFSHCWIDFKGIQDEYMKGKGIDYFENSRRATYSQQAYAKENPGKFKDYSDTIWGFTACDGPKDTSFIIDGKRRKFEGYAARGPSIDWTNDDGTIAPTASSGSIPFAPEICIPTLKALRNKYDNLVFRKYGFIDAFNPTYRTPQHPNGWFDNDYLGIDQGPIAIMIENYRNSFVWNVMKKNQYIIKGLKRAGFKGGWLEGK from the coding sequence ATGCAAACTAAAAATAATATCATAATAATATTAATCCAAATAATATTCGTTACAATTGGATGTAGCCAACAAATCAAGTCAACCGATGATCCATTTCAATGGGATTCTTTTCTCGATACACTTCAAAGTCGCACACTACAATTTTTTCTCGACGTTACAGATTCCACTACAGGTTTAACTCCCGACCGTTGGCCCGCATCGTTTTCACCTTCGAGTGTTGCAGCAATCGGATTCGCACTAACTTCATATCCAATTTCTTTTGAGCGCGGCATCATCACTCGCTATCAAGCGGCACAACGGGTATTGAATACAATTCGACTCCTTTTGAGTCTTGAACAAAGTGAAAAGCCGGACGCAAGCGGCTATAAAGGATTCTATTATCACTTCCTTGATATCAAAAATGGTAAGCGAACCTGGAATTGCGAACTATCCACAATCGATACCGGCTTACTTATGGCTGGCGTGCTTTTCTGTCAAACTTATTTTGATCGAGATAAGAACATTGAAAAAGAAATTCGTCAGCTTGCTGATAGTCTTTATCGCAGAGTTGATTGGAAATGGGCAATGGCTGGAAGAAACGGGATTACTCTCGGTTGGACACCAGAGCGTGGATTCCATTCGGATATCTGGGACGGCTATGATGAGGCGATGATTCTCTACATTCTTGCGCTCGGCTCTCCAACCTACTCTGTTCCCGAAAGTGTTTGGGATGCCTGGACGAAACCATATCTTTGGGCAAAGTTTTATGGATATGAATTCATTAGCTTCGCACCCCTTTTCGGTCATCAGTTTTCACATTGTTGGATAGATTTCAAGGGGATTCAAGATGAGTATATGAAGGGAAAAGGAATTGATTACTTCGAGAATTCTCGTCGCGCAACTTACTCGCAGCAAGCATACGCAAAAGAAAACCCCGGCAAGTTCAAAGATTATTCAGACACAATCTGGGGTTTCACCGCTTGCGACGGGCCAAAAGATACATCCTTTATAATTGATGGTAAAAGAAGAAAGTTTGAAGGATATGCCGCTCGGGGACCATCGATAGATTGGACGAACGACGACGGAACTATCGCGCCAACCGCCTCCTCTGGTTCGATTCCTTTTGCCCCTGAAATATGCATTCCCACATTAAAAGCACTCAGAAATAAATATGACAATCTCGTATTCCGAAAGTATGGTTTTATAGATGCGTTCAATCCGACTTATCGAACGCCACAGCATCCAAACGGTTGGTTCGATAACGATTATCTGGGAATCGATCAAGGTCCAATCGCAATAATGATTGAAAATTACAGGAACAGTTTTGTGTGGAATGTAATGAAAAAAAATCAGTACATCATCAAAGGATTGAAGCGTGCCGGTTTCAAAGGTGGATGGTTGGAAGGAAAATGA
- a CDS encoding sugar ABC transporter permease: MYIETKHITSSSAKSFYSAAYFFLTPALAAIFIFFFLPVIAAFVMSFTDFDIYSLGNIQYVRFVGFRNYLQLFNDPLFWQAFQNTFYFVLVGGPLSVAVSLAAAILLNSKLVRFKSFFRVIYFAPVVTTLVAIAVVWRFVYHPRFGLLNYFLSFFGVTPIDWLGDPTYAMPAIILLAVWKNFGYNMIIFIAGLQNIPDELYEAARIDGANARQQFLFITIPMLAPTTLFVSIITMIGYFQLFAEPYVMTQGGPLNSTLSIVLLMYQQGFRWWNMGYSASLAFVLFVIILIGSIIQFRLQKRGEEG; the protein is encoded by the coding sequence ATGTATATTGAAACGAAACATATAACGAGTTCATCGGCGAAAAGTTTTTATAGCGCGGCTTATTTCTTTCTTACACCGGCTTTAGCAGCCATATTTATATTTTTCTTCTTACCCGTCATTGCGGCATTCGTAATGAGTTTTACCGATTTCGACATTTACTCTTTAGGGAATATTCAGTATGTTCGTTTTGTCGGCTTCCGCAATTATTTACAACTTTTTAACGACCCGCTTTTCTGGCAGGCGTTCCAAAATACTTTTTACTTTGTGCTTGTTGGTGGACCGTTATCTGTTGCCGTTTCGTTAGCCGCTGCGATACTACTCAATTCAAAACTCGTGCGTTTCAAAAGCTTCTTCCGTGTAATTTACTTTGCGCCCGTCGTAACTACACTCGTTGCCATCGCTGTAGTTTGGCGGTTCGTTTACCATCCAAGGTTTGGGTTGTTGAATTACTTTCTAAGCTTTTTCGGAGTTACCCCTATCGATTGGTTAGGCGATCCAACTTATGCAATGCCTGCTATCATCCTGCTGGCGGTCTGGAAAAACTTCGGATATAACATGATCATATTTATTGCAGGATTGCAAAATATCCCGGATGAACTGTATGAAGCCGCGCGCATCGACGGTGCAAATGCCCGGCAGCAATTTCTTTTTATCACAATTCCGATGTTAGCTCCCACGACACTCTTCGTCAGCATTATCACAATGATTGGATATTTCCAGCTATTCGCAGAGCCGTATGTCATGACACAAGGAGGTCCGCTTAACAGCACTCTCAGCATTGTATTATTGATGTACCAGCAAGGATTTCGTTGGTGGAATATGGGATACTCGGCATCATTGGCGTTTGTACTGTTTGTAATAATTCTGATCGGATCAATTATCCAGTTCAGACTACAAAAGCGGGGAGAGGAAGGATGA
- a CDS encoding discoidin domain-containing protein, translating to MKIIKLIVLLFLLLNPAVTQVRVLDDYEDIKYWMPIVSDGASMNITQTQGYSGKGLALQFEFHGSGYAIAQKRLKLLLPENYKFTFYLRGDAPVNNFEFKLLDTAGNVFWTKKLNVEFSKEWTKRTIKMRHITFAWGPSGGGKIKDVDKIEFVVSAGTGGGKGTIYIDEFKIEPITEATPNLKLVATASSFAKNSSPQFAIDANNTTIWMSGGQSEQQWLVIDFQEDREFGGMVIDWEKEKYAEQYDVAFSDDGKNWTTVYRVTSGNGDRDYIYLPEAETRFLRLNLKKSINNKNYGIRNIDVKSVEFGSSPNAFIITVASDAPRGYFPKYFSNQMSYWTIVGVSGDTKEAMINEEGMIEVDKASFSLEPFLYLNGKFITWNEVSITQSLDRSYLPIPIVEWKYNDFILKTTTFAANVEGKPVLIVNYTAENKSDMLVDGKLFVTLRPFQVNPPSQDLNMVGGTANIRSIKYSNGIATVNDVTQVLSLSTHNAFGAAEFDQGDITSFISRGEVPPTRNITDHFGYASAAFEYDLALPSGSSKDNSLIVPFDEKLTNFRTNQDDTSAKSLAIELLDKTQKFWETKLSAVEFKLPKSAEKVVNTLKSNIAYILINRDGPAIQPGSRSYERSWIRDGALTSSALLYMGITDEVREYIDWYAKYQFPDGKIPCVVDSRGADPVPEHDSHGEFIYLVMQYFHFTKDTIWLRGKFDNITKAVRYIQFLRNQRKTDDFKYGTPEQRAMFGLVPESISHEGYSAKPMHSYWDDFWVLRGLKDATAIAQILGEKNIEKEFNSETDDFQICLYASMRLAMQNKNIDYIPGCVELGDFDATSTAIGVNPIGELGNIPEPQLINTFDRYYKFFTDRRDGKIDWLNYTPYEVRIIGAYVFMSQKQRAHELLNFFFEDQRPRGWNHWAEVVWKNPNTPRFIGDMPHTWVASDFIRSVRSMFAYEREKDTSLVIGAGIPEDWLNEPDGIEVKKLTTYYGVIDYSMKKTGESLIVKIGGNIQIPPGKIILRSPLSNPIVSVQINGKQVKQTKRGIEIKTLPATVILKSAR from the coding sequence ATGAAAATCATAAAACTAATTGTGTTGCTCTTCCTGTTGCTGAATCCGGCGGTTACACAAGTGAGAGTCCTCGATGATTACGAAGACATCAAATATTGGATGCCCATCGTCTCCGACGGCGCTTCGATGAATATCACTCAAACACAAGGTTATAGCGGAAAAGGACTTGCGCTTCAATTTGAATTTCACGGCTCAGGTTATGCAATTGCTCAAAAGAGGCTCAAACTTCTTTTGCCGGAAAATTATAAATTTACATTTTATCTTCGAGGTGATGCGCCGGTAAATAATTTTGAATTTAAGCTGCTCGACACAGCAGGCAACGTTTTTTGGACCAAGAAACTGAATGTTGAATTTTCAAAAGAATGGACTAAGCGAACAATCAAGATGCGACATATTACTTTTGCTTGGGGACCTTCCGGCGGTGGTAAAATAAAAGATGTAGATAAAATTGAGTTTGTCGTCTCTGCCGGAACAGGCGGCGGTAAGGGAACAATTTACATTGATGAATTCAAAATCGAACCAATTACTGAAGCAACACCAAACTTAAAACTGGTTGCAACTGCTTCTTCATTCGCAAAAAATTCTTCACCCCAATTTGCGATTGATGCAAATAATACAACAATTTGGATGAGCGGCGGACAGTCGGAACAACAGTGGTTGGTTATCGATTTTCAAGAGGATCGTGAGTTTGGTGGAATGGTGATTGACTGGGAAAAGGAAAAGTATGCAGAGCAGTATGATGTTGCCTTTTCGGATGATGGAAAAAATTGGACGACGGTCTATCGAGTAACGAGTGGGAATGGAGACCGCGATTATATCTATTTACCTGAGGCGGAAACTCGTTTTCTCAGATTGAATCTAAAGAAGAGCATCAACAACAAAAACTACGGCATCAGAAATATTGATGTGAAAAGTGTAGAGTTCGGTTCGTCACCAAATGCATTTATCATAACAGTTGCAAGTGACGCACCTCGAGGATATTTTCCAAAATATTTTTCCAATCAAATGTCGTATTGGACTATTGTCGGCGTTAGCGGCGATACGAAGGAAGCAATGATAAATGAAGAGGGAATGATAGAGGTTGATAAAGCGAGTTTTTCGCTCGAACCATTCTTATATCTCAACGGTAAATTTATTACTTGGAATGAAGTTAGCATTACGCAATCGCTCGACCGCAGCTACCTGCCGATTCCTATCGTCGAGTGGAAATATAATGATTTCATTCTGAAGACAACAACATTTGCCGCCAATGTAGAGGGGAAGCCGGTATTGATTGTCAATTACACTGCAGAGAATAAAAGCGATATGCTGGTTGATGGGAAATTATTTGTTACATTACGTCCATTTCAAGTTAATCCGCCATCGCAAGATTTGAATATGGTGGGCGGGACGGCAAATATTCGTTCAATAAAGTATTCTAATGGGATAGCTACAGTTAACGATGTAACGCAAGTGTTATCTCTCTCGACCCATAACGCTTTCGGTGCGGCAGAATTTGACCAAGGCGATATAACATCATTTATTTCTCGTGGAGAAGTTCCACCTACTCGTAATATCACCGATCATTTCGGTTATGCATCTGCTGCATTCGAATATGACCTGGCTCTACCATCCGGCAGTTCGAAGGATAACTCTCTGATTGTTCCATTCGACGAGAAACTGACGAACTTCAGAACTAATCAGGATGACACTTCGGCAAAATCATTAGCAATAGAATTGTTGGATAAAACTCAGAAATTTTGGGAAACTAAACTTAGTGCGGTTGAATTTAAACTTCCCAAATCAGCCGAGAAAGTTGTAAACACACTGAAATCGAATATTGCTTATATACTGATAAACCGGGATGGACCGGCTATTCAACCCGGTTCTCGTTCGTACGAGCGGTCTTGGATAAGAGATGGGGCGCTAACTTCCTCAGCGCTTCTCTATATGGGTATAACAGATGAAGTGCGTGAATATATAGATTGGTATGCAAAGTACCAATTCCCCGATGGAAAAATTCCTTGCGTTGTCGATTCTCGCGGCGCTGACCCGGTTCCTGAGCACGACAGTCACGGTGAATTTATTTATCTCGTAATGCAATATTTTCATTTCACAAAAGACACGATCTGGTTACGCGGAAAGTTTGATAATATTACAAAAGCAGTCAGGTATATACAATTCCTCCGCAATCAACGTAAAACTGACGACTTCAAATATGGCACGCCAGAGCAACGAGCTATGTTTGGTCTGGTTCCCGAATCCATAAGCCACGAGGGTTACTCAGCCAAACCGATGCACTCGTACTGGGACGACTTCTGGGTATTGCGCGGGCTTAAAGATGCGACTGCTATCGCACAAATTTTGGGTGAGAAAAATATTGAAAAGGAATTCAACTCTGAAACAGATGATTTTCAGATTTGTTTATACGCTTCGATGCGGCTTGCGATGCAAAACAAAAATATTGATTACATCCCCGGTTGTGTTGAGCTTGGTGATTTCGATGCCACTTCAACTGCTATTGGTGTAAATCCTATCGGCGAGTTGGGCAATATTCCCGAACCGCAACTCATCAATACATTCGACCGTTATTACAAATTCTTTACCGACAGGCGCGACGGTAAAATTGATTGGCTGAATTACACTCCTTATGAAGTTCGTATAATCGGTGCTTATGTTTTTATGAGTCAGAAACAACGCGCACACGAGTTGCTGAATTTCTTTTTTGAAGACCAGCGTCCGAGAGGGTGGAATCATTGGGCGGAAGTCGTGTGGAAAAATCCGAATACTCCACGATTTATCGGCGATATGCCGCACACGTGGGTAGCTTCGGATTTTATTCGTTCCGTTCGAAGTATGTTTGCCTATGAGCGAGAGAAAGATACCTCACTTGTTATCGGAGCGGGTATTCCAGAAGATTGGCTGAACGAACCGGATGGCATTGAAGTGAAAAAACTAACTACTTACTACGGTGTTATTGATTATAGTATGAAAAAAACTGGCGAAAGTTTGATTGTAAAAATCGGTGGCAACATACAAATCCCTCCCGGTAAAATTATTCTCCGTTCACCTTTAAGCAATCCAATTGTTTCAGTCCAAATTAATGGTAAACAGGTAAAGCAGACCAAGCGCGGTATCGAAATTAAAACATTGCCGGCAACCGTTATTCTGAAATCCGCAAGATGA